From the genome of Cloacibacillus sp. An23:
AAAAGAAAAAAACGGCGGAAGCGATCCGACGGGCACGAAATAAAACGCCGCGGCGCACAAAGCCGGCGACAAAAGCCCGCTCCGCCTCAAAACGCGCTCACATCGCCGCGCTTCCGCCCGATTACGCGCACCGTCGTCAGAGCGGCGCTGCGGCGCACGCGCACGCAATACTGCGAAACATATCAGAAACGCCGCGAACGCGGCGCCGGATACAGCGTTAAGAAAAATTTCAGACATTAGAACAGGGACGAAAATAAATCAAAAAGGGCCGTCTCGCGGCGGCCCTCTCCGATAACTCTGATTCCCTTACTTGAGTATACCCTTTTCCTTGAAGAACTTCTCCGCGCCGGGATGCAGCGGGCAGGTAAGTCCGTCGAGAGCGCCTTCAAGGGTGATTTCCTTGCCCTTCGCGTGGACGGCGGCGATGTCGCCCAGGTTGCCGTACATAGCGGTCAGGAACTCATAAATCATTTCTTCCGGGACGGAGTCGTTCGTGACGAGGATGGCCATGACGGCGGGGGTCTTCGTCTCCTGCGTTATGCCGCTGTAGGTGTTCGCAGGTACGGAGCTCGGCACGAAGAAGGGATATTCCTTCTGGAGCTTCGCGAGCATCTCGTCGTCGAAGCTGAGGAGACTGACGTCCTTCGTCGTCGTGAGGTCCATTATAGAGGCCGTCGGATATCCGGCGACGACGAATCCTGCGTCGATCTGGTTGTCCTTAAAACGGCTCGTAGTCGCGGCGAAGTCCAGGAAGTCGGCCTTCGACAGGTCGTCGTAGGTCAGTCCCGCGACTTTGAATATAGCCTGTACGTCGCCCTCGACGCCGGAGCCCGGAGCGCCGACTCCGACGCGCTTGCCCTTAAGGTCGGCTATCGTCTTTATGCCGGAATCCTTCGTCACGACCGCCTGAATATGCTCGGGATAGAGCGAGGCGACCGCGCGGATGTTCTTGACAGGCTTGCCCTGGAACATCAGCTCTCCGTTATAGGCCCAATAAGTGATGTCGTTCTGTACGAACGCTATCTCTATGCCCTCCGTAGCGACGAGGTTCATATTCGCGACAGAGGCGTTTCCGGTCTCGGCGGTGCACTGTATCTTTCCGCCCTTCGTGACCGCCGCCGCTATCGCGCCGCCGACTACGTAGTAAGTCCCGGACGTGCCGCCGGTGGCGATCGACATGTAGGTAGGAGCCGCCGCGGCGACTGTGGTGACCGCGAGGGCCGCCAGCAATGCCATAAACGTTACGATGATACCCTTCTTCATTTCTGTTTCCTCCCTTGTAATTTTTTGCAATGCGGGCAGCTAGGCCCGCTTATCGCCGTTTGTCCTATGTCCTACTGCGCCTTCGCGGCGAGCCGGCGCGCCTTCGCCGTCTGTACCGCGTAGATGACGCCCAGCACGACGAGTCCGAACAGGTCGGAGATCGTGCCCGGAATCAAAAGCCCTATCGCGCCGAAGAAAGCAAGGATACGCAGATACCATACCAGATGCGCCTTGAAGAACCCTATCGTGAACATCGCGAGCAGGAAGACGCCTATGAGCGCCGTGCATATCGCCTGGACCATATAGAACGGCTCCACGTCGATGAAAAGCAGCATCGGGTTATAGACGTAGATATACGGGACGAGGAAGCCCGCGAGCGCCAGCTTGAACGACGTGACGCCGGTCTTCATCGGGTCAGAGCCGGCAATGCCCGCTCCCGCGTAAGCAGCAAGCGCGACCGGCGGCGTGAGGTCCGCCGCTATTCCGAAATAGAAGACGAACATATAGGCCGCCATCGGCGGGACGCCCAGCAGGAAGAGCGCGGGGGCCGCCATAGTGCTGGTGACGATAAAGTTCGCCGTCGTCGGAAGCCCCATACCGAGGATAAGGCTCGCTATCATCGTGAAGAACAGCGTAAAAATCTTCGTCAGGGAAACTGCGGCGACATCCGGCGTTACGCCCGCGCCCGGAGCAAACGAGAAAAGCGCCGTCACCGCTCCCGCAAGAGCGCCGT
Proteins encoded in this window:
- a CDS encoding TAXI family TRAP transporter solute-binding subunit; this encodes MKKGIIVTFMALLAALAVTTVAAAAPTYMSIATGGTSGTYYVVGGAIAAAVTKGGKIQCTAETGNASVANMNLVATEGIEIAFVQNDITYWAYNGELMFQGKPVKNIRAVASLYPEHIQAVVTKDSGIKTIADLKGKRVGVGAPGSGVEGDVQAIFKVAGLTYDDLSKADFLDFAATTSRFKDNQIDAGFVVAGYPTASIMDLTTTKDVSLLSFDDEMLAKLQKEYPFFVPSSVPANTYSGITQETKTPAVMAILVTNDSVPEEMIYEFLTAMYGNLGDIAAVHAKGKEITLEGALDGLTCPLHPGAEKFFKEKGILK